In Flavobacterium sp., a single window of DNA contains:
- the bglX gene encoding beta-glucosidase BglX yields the protein MKKQFKRYAFLVLIVYGNSYAQTKKHMDANKPIEERITLLMKEMTLEEKVGQMNQYNGSWDVTGPKPESGSNEEKYNNIKKGWVGSMLTVRGVKEVRAVQKIAVEETRLGIPLLFGFDVIHGYKTLSPIPLAESASWDLEAIKNSARVAALEASASGLNWTFAPNVDVANDARWGRVMEGAGEDPYLGSKIATARVKGFQGESFDNTSIIACAKHFAAYGFVEAGREYNSVDMSNSKLYNTVLPPFKASVDAGIRTFMNSFNTLNGVPATGNSFLQRDILKGAWGFKGFVVSDWASIGEMITHGYAADGADAAKKAAIAGSDMDMESNVYVTELAKLVKNGSVKESVIDDAVRRILRVKFELGLFDNPYKYCDEAREKANIGSKANNDGVLDMAKKSIVLLKNDKNLLPLKKSGANIALIGALANDKNSPMGSWRIAADDNTAVSVLEGMQQYKNNSLVYEKGTDVALNKQSFLDEVKLNTTDFSGFEAAKKVAKEAEVVVMVLGEIGFQSGEGRSRTELGLPGNQQQLLEEIYKVNPNIVLVLNNGRPLSIPWAAEHIPAIVEAWHLGTQTGNAVAQVLYGDYNPSGKLPMSFPRNVGQCPIYYNLYNTGRPTDKDQNVFWSHYSDVEKTPLYPFGYGLSYTSFAYKNLKIAKPSFQKGQKIEVSVDVTNTGNFDGKEVVQLYLNDPVASIVRPVKELKGFELIELKKGETKTIQFTLTDKELGFYDNDGKFLVEPGLFNIMVGWNSNEGLTTKFELK from the coding sequence ATGAAAAAACAATTTAAAAGATATGCATTTTTAGTGCTAATCGTTTATGGAAACAGTTACGCTCAAACCAAAAAACATATGGATGCTAATAAACCTATTGAAGAACGCATTACACTTTTAATGAAAGAAATGACATTAGAAGAAAAAGTTGGACAAATGAATCAATATAACGGTTCATGGGATGTTACCGGACCAAAACCGGAATCTGGATCTAATGAAGAAAAATACAATAATATTAAAAAAGGATGGGTGGGTTCTATGCTTACCGTTCGCGGTGTAAAAGAAGTTCGAGCTGTACAAAAAATAGCGGTTGAAGAAACCCGTCTTGGGATTCCGTTACTTTTTGGTTTTGATGTAATTCACGGTTATAAAACCCTCAGCCCTATTCCACTTGCAGAATCTGCAAGCTGGGATTTAGAAGCCATTAAAAATTCGGCTCGTGTGGCTGCTCTTGAAGCTTCGGCTTCGGGATTAAACTGGACTTTTGCACCAAATGTTGATGTAGCCAATGATGCACGCTGGGGACGAGTTATGGAAGGCGCTGGCGAAGATCCTTATTTAGGAAGTAAAATTGCAACGGCAAGAGTTAAAGGTTTTCAGGGTGAAAGTTTCGATAATACTTCAATTATTGCCTGTGCGAAGCATTTTGCCGCTTATGGTTTTGTCGAAGCCGGAAGAGAATACAACAGCGTTGACATGAGTAATTCAAAGTTATACAATACTGTTTTGCCACCTTTTAAAGCAAGTGTCGATGCTGGAATCCGCACTTTTATGAATTCCTTTAATACACTAAATGGAGTTCCTGCAACCGGAAACAGCTTTTTACAAAGAGATATTTTAAAAGGAGCCTGGGGTTTTAAAGGTTTTGTAGTTTCTGACTGGGCTTCTATTGGAGAAATGATTACGCACGGTTATGCCGCTGATGGCGCCGATGCAGCTAAAAAAGCAGCGATTGCAGGTTCGGATATGGATATGGAATCTAATGTTTATGTGACAGAATTGGCTAAACTCGTAAAAAACGGATCGGTTAAAGAAAGTGTGATTGACGATGCTGTCCGCAGAATTCTTCGTGTAAAATTTGAATTAGGTTTGTTTGACAATCCGTATAAATATTGTGATGAAGCCCGTGAAAAAGCAAATATTGGCAGTAAAGCTAATAATGACGGCGTTCTGGACATGGCCAAAAAATCGATCGTTTTATTGAAGAATGATAAAAACCTTTTGCCATTGAAAAAATCAGGCGCTAATATTGCTTTAATCGGTGCTTTGGCCAATGATAAAAACAGCCCAATGGGAAGCTGGAGAATTGCTGCCGATGATAATACTGCAGTATCAGTTTTGGAAGGAATGCAGCAATACAAAAACAACTCATTAGTTTATGAAAAAGGAACAGATGTCGCTTTAAATAAACAATCCTTTTTAGACGAAGTAAAACTAAATACAACTGATTTTTCTGGATTTGAAGCGGCAAAAAAAGTCGCAAAAGAAGCTGAAGTTGTGGTAATGGTTTTGGGTGAAATTGGTTTCCAAAGCGGTGAAGGACGCAGCAGAACCGAATTAGGTTTACCGGGAAATCAACAACAATTATTGGAAGAAATTTACAAAGTAAATCCAAATATTGTTTTGGTTTTAAACAATGGGCGTCCATTGAGTATTCCGTGGGCTGCAGAACATATTCCTGCAATTGTTGAAGCGTGGCATTTAGGAACTCAAACCGGAAATGCAGTTGCACAGGTTTTATACGGAGATTATAACCCAAGTGGAAAACTGCCAATGTCTTTCCCAAGAAATGTAGGCCAATGTCCTATTTACTACAACTTATATAATACAGGAAGACCTACAGATAAAGATCAAAATGTTTTTTGGTCGCATTATTCAGATGTGGAGAAAACACCTTTATACCCTTTTGGTTATGGATTAAGCTATACTTCTTTCGCGTATAAAAATTTAAAAATAGCAAAACCTTCTTTTCAAAAAGGACAAAAAATCGAAGTTTCGGTTGACGTTACCAATACCGGAAATTTTGACGGAAAAGAAGTCGTTCAATTGTACCTAAATGATCCAGTTGCCAGTATTGTTAGACCTGTAAAAGAATTAAAAGGTTTTGAACTTATCGAATTAAAAAAAGGAGAAACCAAAACAATTCAGTTTACTCTAACAGATAAGGAACTTGGTTTTTACGACAATGATGGCAAATTTTTAGTAGAACCAGGTTTATTCAATATTATGGTAGGCTGGAATTCAAATGAAGGGCTTACAACTAAGTTTGAACTAAAATAA
- a CDS encoding two-component regulator propeller domain-containing protein, with translation MKNIKYILLCFFSFANCLFSQGKFDSYQFRSIQETTSKRAVTSIIQDNNGFIWIGTNGAGLYRYDGVNYFGYKYDKKPGSVNSNFIYTTFIDSKNNLWVGTDEGLCLYNRDLDNFTRINIEDVIRKGYSEPITVKTIIEDNNGNLFLGAYGFGLFKLNLKTLKVSLVQSKVLDKPNFLIKSSVKNKQGIIYLGTSYGLLEIDLNGKVKQVYKDKFKREPLLDDIESLVTDKFGYIWLGTTENGLIKIKPETDNYQFEKYAVTKNKILSIVQSSLDYIVCGTENDGLLVVNYKGQVLKKYLHSKYNNFSLKSNSVWSLYEDKEKRLWLGYFNKGLGVFDKPNNKFNSLESLVNNDNSLQTSHVTSVIKDKKGNLLISNEGGGLDIYNLTDKSYIHVNQNNQSYYSGLDAIDIQTIFIDSKQNIWIGSWDRGIYFLKNGTTRFVNYNTSNTGLKSNRIFSFSEDSKGRIWIGTFIKGLHYFDNKTNTFVHCDSKPFTENALDNAFIRKVFVDSDNVLWVGTILGLYQVNIKDESGFKVTKMRDAMFSGINKHNSIQTILSIYESNDKTIWLGTDGQGLFSYNKKNKTFSNYDDFPGFKEKSVRAIISDNNGSLWISGGSGLTKLDFKNKKSTNFNKDDGLIDNDFNNNAVFKDGNGELYFGGYEGVNYFNPNEIKKAEKAPRLYFSDFKLFNKSVKPNEEGSPLTKVISQTKEITLNYTQSVFTIEYVGINYNYSKKNQYAYYLEGFEKDWNYAGNNRTATYTNLAPGNYTFKVKSANADGSWSNNQLELKIKILPPWWKTIWAYLIYAAILIFLIRYFNTIYQNRFKAKQAIILEKEKMIQLEKLNNKKLQFFTNISHEFRTPLTLIINPLEDILKSKKISPEIHNKLKIVHKSSDRLSRLINELMDFNKLEFNKISLQAKKIEVVSFTEGIIGYFDEEAAARNIKVNFESSEEELEDWLDPKMLEKILFNIISNAFKFTPDSGSITIAIDTSETENALIIHGEKVPSFSITITDTGSGIRKKDLNRIFDRFYQVNNINKDYYGSTGIGLEVVKQFIELHKGKIEVESEVGEGTKFKVTFPLGNSLYKKNEIVNEVFKPEKTKNQFLAETINNQTDQDDFTEEIPDNSAEETTKSYTVLIVEDNPELRNYLKEELSKSYKVITAENGKKGYELAVQKLPDLIITDVIMPVMDGLQLCKNIKGDLKTSHIPLLMLSAKAMVKDRLEGIDSGADMYLSKPFELDILKSSLAQLITSRQIMFKKFYSGITKQGKDKTTSLDNDFIQKILHFINENISEPELTVELLSTKIYLSRSQLYRKIKTLTGVSVNEFIRNVRLEKAKQLIEQGNNNINEISYKVGFTSPSYFAKCYKVKYGHLPNQEKKAKE, from the coding sequence ATGAAAAACATCAAATATATTCTTTTATGCTTTTTTAGTTTTGCAAACTGCCTGTTTTCACAAGGTAAATTTGACAGCTATCAATTTAGAAGCATACAGGAAACTACTTCAAAAAGAGCTGTTACTTCAATTATTCAGGACAACAATGGTTTTATCTGGATAGGTACAAACGGCGCGGGTTTATACCGATACGACGGGGTAAATTATTTTGGATATAAATATGATAAAAAACCCGGATCTGTAAACAGTAACTTTATTTACACCACTTTTATAGATTCTAAAAATAACCTTTGGGTAGGTACAGATGAAGGTTTGTGTTTGTACAACAGAGATTTAGACAATTTTACGAGAATCAATATTGAAGATGTAATACGAAAAGGATACAGCGAACCCATAACCGTAAAAACAATTATTGAAGATAATAACGGCAATTTATTCCTGGGCGCGTATGGTTTCGGATTATTTAAACTTAATTTGAAGACTTTAAAAGTTTCTTTAGTACAGTCAAAAGTGCTGGACAAGCCTAATTTTTTAATCAAATCTTCGGTAAAAAATAAACAGGGAATTATTTATTTAGGAACCAGTTACGGCCTTTTAGAAATTGATTTAAACGGAAAAGTAAAACAGGTTTATAAAGATAAATTTAAAAGAGAGCCTTTGCTGGACGATATAGAAAGTCTTGTTACCGATAAATTTGGATATATCTGGCTGGGAACAACAGAAAACGGCCTGATCAAAATTAAACCCGAAACAGATAATTATCAATTTGAAAAGTACGCTGTTACCAAAAACAAAATCTTATCCATCGTACAAAGCAGTCTGGATTATATCGTCTGCGGCACAGAAAATGACGGATTGCTGGTTGTAAATTACAAAGGACAAGTACTCAAAAAATACCTGCACAGCAAATACAATAATTTTAGTTTAAAATCTAATTCAGTCTGGTCATTATACGAAGACAAAGAGAAACGACTTTGGCTGGGCTATTTCAATAAAGGTCTTGGAGTTTTTGATAAACCCAACAACAAATTCAATTCGCTTGAATCACTTGTAAATAATGATAATTCTTTACAAACCAGCCATGTAACTTCTGTAATAAAAGATAAAAAAGGAAATTTATTAATCAGCAACGAAGGCGGCGGGCTTGACATTTACAACCTTACCGACAAAAGTTATATTCACGTTAATCAAAATAATCAAAGCTATTACTCTGGTTTAGATGCTATTGATATTCAAACGATATTTATAGACAGTAAACAAAATATCTGGATTGGAAGCTGGGACCGCGGCATCTATTTTTTAAAAAATGGCACTACCCGATTTGTAAATTATAACACTTCAAATACAGGATTAAAATCAAATCGCATTTTTAGTTTTTCAGAAGATTCAAAAGGCCGAATCTGGATTGGAACTTTCATTAAAGGACTTCATTATTTTGACAATAAAACCAACACATTTGTGCATTGCGACTCTAAACCTTTTACCGAAAATGCTTTAGACAATGCGTTCATTCGTAAAGTTTTTGTAGACTCAGATAATGTGCTTTGGGTTGGAACAATTTTAGGGTTGTATCAGGTAAATATAAAAGACGAATCGGGTTTTAAAGTCACAAAAATGCGCGATGCCATGTTCAGCGGCATTAATAAACACAACAGCATTCAGACTATTTTATCTATTTACGAATCTAACGATAAAACGATCTGGTTAGGAACTGACGGTCAGGGATTGTTTAGTTATAATAAAAAGAATAAAACCTTTTCTAATTATGATGATTTTCCGGGTTTTAAAGAAAAGTCTGTTCGCGCCATAATTTCAGATAATAATGGCTCTTTATGGATAAGCGGCGGATCCGGTTTAACCAAACTCGATTTTAAAAATAAAAAAAGCACCAATTTTAATAAAGATGATGGTCTTATTGACAACGATTTTAATAATAATGCCGTTTTTAAAGATGGAAATGGAGAATTGTATTTTGGCGGTTATGAAGGCGTAAATTATTTTAATCCAAACGAAATCAAAAAAGCAGAAAAAGCGCCAAGATTGTATTTCAGTGATTTTAAATTATTCAATAAATCTGTAAAACCAAATGAAGAAGGTTCGCCATTGACCAAAGTAATTTCACAGACTAAAGAAATTACGCTTAACTACACACAATCGGTTTTTACGATTGAATACGTGGGAATTAACTATAATTATTCTAAAAAAAATCAATACGCTTATTATCTCGAAGGTTTTGAAAAAGACTGGAATTATGCCGGAAATAACAGAACGGCAACCTATACAAACCTTGCGCCGGGCAATTATACTTTTAAAGTAAAATCAGCCAATGCAGATGGTTCCTGGAGCAATAATCAATTAGAATTAAAAATAAAAATACTGCCGCCGTGGTGGAAAACAATCTGGGCTTATTTAATATATGCCGCTATTTTAATTTTTCTGATTCGATATTTTAATACTATTTATCAAAATCGTTTTAAAGCGAAACAGGCCATTATTTTAGAAAAAGAAAAAATGATTCAGCTGGAGAAATTAAACAATAAAAAGTTACAGTTCTTTACCAATATTTCGCATGAATTCAGAACGCCTTTAACGCTGATTATTAATCCACTGGAAGATATTTTAAAGAGTAAAAAAATATCACCGGAAATACATAACAAATTAAAAATCGTACACAAAAGCTCTGACAGGCTTTCGAGGCTGATTAATGAGCTTATGGATTTTAATAAATTAGAATTCAATAAAATTTCGCTTCAGGCGAAGAAAATTGAAGTCGTATCTTTTACAGAAGGAATTATTGGCTATTTTGATGAAGAAGCGGCTGCCCGAAATATTAAAGTTAATTTTGAATCTTCAGAAGAAGAACTCGAAGACTGGCTTGATCCTAAAATGCTGGAAAAAATACTTTTTAATATTATTTCAAACGCATTTAAATTTACTCCTGATAGTGGTTCAATAACTATTGCAATAGATACTTCAGAAACTGAAAATGCTTTAATAATTCATGGCGAAAAAGTACCTTCATTCTCTATAACTATTACAGACACAGGATCTGGAATTCGCAAAAAAGATTTAAACAGAATTTTTGATCGTTTTTACCAGGTTAATAATATCAACAAAGATTATTACGGCAGCACGGGAATTGGTTTAGAAGTCGTAAAACAATTTATTGAACTTCATAAAGGAAAAATTGAAGTTGAAAGTGAAGTTGGCGAAGGCACAAAATTTAAAGTAACATTTCCTTTAGGCAATTCTCTTTATAAGAAAAATGAAATCGTTAATGAAGTTTTCAAACCTGAAAAAACTAAAAATCAATTTCTAGCTGAAACTATTAATAATCAAACAGATCAAGATGATTTTACAGAAGAAATCCCAGATAATTCTGCAGAAGAAACTACAAAATCATATACCGTTTTAATTGTTGAAGATAATCCTGAATTGCGAAATTATCTAAAAGAAGAACTAAGCAAATCATACAAAGTGATTACTGCCGAAAACGGTAAAAAAGGTTACGAACTTGCGGTACAAAAACTACCGGATTTAATTATTACCGATGTTATTATGCCTGTTATGGACGGACTGCAATTGTGTAAAAACATAAAAGGAGATTTAAAAACAAGTCATATTCCGCTTTTAATGCTGTCGGCAAAAGCCATGGTAAAAGACAGATTAGAAGGTATCGATTCTGGTGCAGATATGTATTTGAGCAAACCATTTGAACTGGATATTTTAAAATCAAGTCTCGCACAGCTTATTACAAGCAGACAAATTATGTTTAAGAAATTTTACAGCGGTATTACAAAACAAGGAAAAGATAAAACAACATCGCTGGATAATGATTTCATTCAAAAAATCCTGCATTTCATCAATGAAAATATCAGCGAACCAGAATTGACGGTAGAACTTTTATCTACTAAAATTTATTTAAGCAGAAGTCAGCTGTATCGAAAAATAAAAACACTAACTGGAGTTTCTGTTAACGAATTTATTCGAAATGTACGTTTAGAAAAAGCAAAACAACTTATAGAACAAGGCAATAATAATATTAATGAAATAAGTTATAAAGTTGGGTTTACTTCTCCCTCCTATTTTGCGAAATGTTATAAAGTTAAATACGGTCATTTACCCAATCAGGAAAAAAAGGCAAAAGAATAA
- a CDS encoding alpha/beta hydrolase-fold protein, whose product MKSITRFLKFVILFLIIQKGYAQDSDFHVYLSLGQSNMEGYAKIEQQDKVNVNPRFQVLAAVNCPQTGREMGKWYTAVPPLCRCTTGLTPVDYFGRTMVSNLPQKIKVGVINVAVGGCKIELFDKNNFETYVAGSPDWLKNIVKEYDGNPYARLVAMAKIAQQKGVIKGILLHQGESNTGDTLWPQKVKIVYDNLIKDLNLDPKKVPLLSGETVNEDQNGKCGSMNSIIAKLPQVIPNAYVISSKGCKAEPDFLHFNADGYRELGRRYAEKMLSLSGYALAEGKEPFIVQAPLGFDVADPNAKQGKIETITYESKTVGSVRKATIYTPPGFSKKKKYPVLYLLHGIGGDEKEWLNGGNPQVILDNLYAEGKIEPMIVVMPNGRAMKDDSAAGNIMDPEKVKAFSVFEQDLLQDLIPFIEKKYPVLKDREHRAIAGLSMGGGQSLNFGLGNLDKFAWVGAFSAAPNTKAPEALLPHPEEAKKKLKLLWISCGDKDWLIENSKRTHDYLFKNDVPHIYYIEPGIHDFKVWKNGLYMFSQFLFKPVDQSKFAAYTILGNPAQTNIRNAEYPQVLPDNRVIFKMKASEASKLQIDLGKKYDMIRDSEGNWTVTTDVINPGFNYYSLFIDGVAVADPLSKTFYGMGRMASGIEIPNKEGEFYALKNVPHGEVRIKQYFSKVTNSWREMYVYTPPGYENASEKYPVLYLLHGGGEDQTGWASQGKANLILDNLIAQNKAKPMLIVMLDGNMSGNASFNENALKAFENELKTEAIPFVESNFKAVKDSKNRALAGLSMGGLQTLYAGVKNSDLFAAIGVFSSGWWANKPALSEPQYEFMKNNAAVINSNIKQFWISMGGKEDIAYENCKIMMKKFDQMGIKYQYSEYPGGHTWPVWRHDLFMFAPLLFN is encoded by the coding sequence ATGAAATCAATAACCAGGTTTTTAAAATTCGTAATTCTTTTTTTAATAATACAAAAAGGATATGCACAAGATTCAGATTTTCATGTTTATTTGAGTTTAGGGCAGTCTAATATGGAAGGTTATGCCAAAATTGAACAGCAGGATAAAGTAAATGTGAATCCGCGTTTTCAGGTTTTAGCCGCTGTCAACTGTCCGCAAACAGGACGTGAAATGGGAAAATGGTACACAGCAGTTCCGCCTTTATGCAGATGTACAACAGGACTTACTCCTGTGGATTATTTTGGGAGAACAATGGTATCAAATCTTCCTCAGAAAATAAAAGTAGGTGTTATAAATGTTGCTGTTGGAGGCTGTAAAATAGAACTTTTTGATAAAAATAATTTTGAAACATATGTCGCAGGTTCTCCGGACTGGCTAAAAAACATAGTAAAAGAATACGACGGAAATCCATATGCAAGATTAGTCGCAATGGCAAAAATTGCACAGCAAAAAGGCGTCATAAAAGGTATTTTATTGCATCAGGGAGAATCGAATACAGGCGATACGCTTTGGCCTCAAAAAGTAAAAATTGTATATGATAATTTAATAAAAGATTTAAATCTTGATCCTAAAAAAGTACCGCTGCTTTCTGGAGAAACTGTAAACGAAGATCAAAACGGGAAATGCGGCAGTATGAATTCTATAATTGCAAAACTGCCTCAGGTTATACCAAACGCTTATGTTATTTCTTCAAAAGGATGTAAGGCTGAACCTGATTTTTTACATTTTAATGCAGATGGTTACAGAGAATTAGGAAGACGTTATGCTGAAAAAATGTTATCGTTATCCGGTTATGCATTAGCTGAGGGAAAAGAGCCTTTTATAGTTCAGGCGCCGCTTGGATTTGATGTAGCTGATCCGAATGCAAAACAAGGAAAAATCGAAACCATAACTTACGAATCTAAAACGGTAGGTTCAGTTAGAAAAGCGACTATTTATACGCCGCCGGGATTCAGCAAAAAGAAAAAATATCCTGTTCTGTATCTTTTGCACGGAATAGGAGGTGATGAAAAAGAATGGCTGAACGGAGGAAATCCGCAGGTTATATTAGACAATCTTTACGCCGAAGGAAAAATTGAGCCCATGATTGTGGTTATGCCAAACGGTAGAGCAATGAAAGATGACAGCGCTGCAGGAAATATAATGGATCCGGAAAAAGTAAAAGCTTTCAGCGTTTTTGAACAGGATCTTCTACAGGACTTAATTCCATTTATTGAAAAAAAATATCCGGTTTTAAAAGACAGGGAACATCGTGCCATTGCCGGATTATCTATGGGAGGCGGACAATCTTTGAATTTCGGATTAGGAAATTTAGATAAATTTGCCTGGGTGGGAGCATTTTCGGCAGCGCCAAATACTAAAGCGCCGGAAGCATTACTTCCTCATCCCGAAGAAGCAAAAAAGAAACTCAAACTGCTTTGGATTTCCTGCGGAGATAAAGACTGGCTTATAGAAAACAGCAAACGCACACACGATTACTTGTTCAAAAATGATGTGCCTCATATTTATTACATAGAACCCGGAATACACGATTTTAAAGTGTGGAAGAATGGTTTATATATGTTTTCGCAGTTTTTATTTAAGCCTGTAGATCAGTCAAAATTTGCTGCCTATACTATTTTAGGCAATCCCGCCCAGACCAATATTCGTAATGCAGAATACCCTCAAGTTTTACCAGATAACAGGGTTATTTTTAAAATGAAAGCTTCTGAAGCTTCAAAACTGCAGATTGATTTAGGCAAAAAATACGATATGATAAGGGATTCCGAAGGAAATTGGACTGTGACAACCGATGTTATAAATCCGGGATTTAATTACTATTCTTTATTTATTGATGGTGTCGCTGTTGCAGATCCGTTGAGTAAAACATTTTATGGTATGGGACGCATGGCAAGCGGTATTGAAATTCCCAATAAAGAAGGAGAATTTTATGCTTTAAAAAACGTTCCGCATGGTGAGGTCAGAATTAAACAATACTTTTCAAAAGTAACAAACTCCTGGCGCGAAATGTATGTGTACACACCGCCCGGTTATGAAAATGCGAGCGAAAAATATCCTGTTTTATACTTATTGCACGGAGGCGGCGAAGATCAGACAGGATGGGCTTCTCAAGGTAAAGCAAATTTAATCCTAGACAATTTAATAGCTCAAAATAAAGCAAAACCAATGCTTATTGTTATGCTTGATGGAAACATGTCAGGAAATGCAAGCTTCAATGAAAATGCACTTAAAGCTTTTGAAAACGAATTAAAAACAGAAGCGATACCCTTTGTAGAAAGTAATTTTAAAGCAGTAAAGGATTCCAAAAACAGAGCTTTGGCAGGTTTGTCAATGGGAGGACTGCAGACTCTTTATGCTGGAGTTAAAAATTCAGACCTGTTTGCTGCTATTGGCGTATTTAGTTCTGGATGGTGGGCAAATAAACCCGCTTTATCAGAGCCTCAGTATGAATTTATGAAAAACAATGCAGCAGTAATTAATTCAAATATCAAACAATTTTGGATTTCTATGGGCGGTAAAGAAGACATCGCTTATGAAAATTGTAAAATAATGATGAAGAAATTCGATCAGATGGGAATTAAATACCAATACAGTGAATATCCGGGCGGGCATACCTGGCCTGTATGGAGACACGATTTATTTATGTTCGCCCCATTGTTATTCAATTAA
- a CDS encoding glycoside hydrolase family 43 protein: MIKRNIFFLIAVMSLCFFKGTAQNPIQKKKQTKQTAVFSTVSYVGDDQIYRDAPLKPDEFYTPILQGCYPDPAITKKGDDYYMVCSSFAMFPGVPIFHSKDLVNWTDLGGVLNNVSEFNPHDTGISEGVYAPGITYNPHNDTFYMIVTAFSGGLGNIIVKTKDPMKGWGSPIKLDFGGIDPSIFFDDNGKGYIVHNDAPNKGKELYEGHRVIKVWEYDLNTDKVIPGSDKIIVDGGVDLSKKPIWIEAPHLYKKNGKYYLMCAEGGTGDNHSEVIFISDNPKGPFKPASNNPILTQRYFQNERINKVDWTGHADLIQGPNNKYYGVFLGIRPNNQNRVNTGRETFILPVDWSGDFPVFENGLIPLQPKLKMPEGVTNKTGKDGFFPNGNFTFTENFTSKKLDYRWIGLRGPRENFISLNKKGLEITPFEVNIKEIKPTSTLFYRQQHNTFSFTATVDYKPQSEKDLAGIVCLQNERSNYVFGITKKGNDTFIVLERTEKGKSKIIANSKIKITNAIHLQVKANGDSYEFSYAENSVDFKNLGGIVSGDILSTNIAGGFTGALIGLYATAANDAHPE, encoded by the coding sequence ATGATTAAAAGAAATATCTTTTTTCTTATAGCAGTAATGTCTTTGTGTTTTTTTAAAGGAACTGCTCAAAACCCGATTCAGAAAAAAAAGCAGACCAAACAAACTGCTGTTTTTTCTACTGTTAGTTATGTTGGTGATGATCAGATTTATCGCGATGCCCCATTAAAACCAGACGAATTTTATACACCAATTTTACAAGGATGTTATCCTGATCCTGCCATTACAAAAAAAGGGGATGATTATTACATGGTATGTTCTTCATTTGCCATGTTTCCCGGTGTACCTATTTTTCATTCTAAAGATTTAGTAAACTGGACGGATTTGGGCGGGGTTTTAAATAATGTTTCAGAATTTAATCCGCATGATACCGGAATTAGTGAAGGCGTTTATGCTCCGGGAATTACTTATAATCCGCATAATGATACTTTTTACATGATTGTAACTGCGTTTTCTGGAGGACTTGGAAATATCATCGTGAAGACAAAAGATCCGATGAAAGGCTGGGGAAGTCCAATTAAACTAGATTTTGGCGGCATTGATCCTTCTATATTTTTTGATGACAACGGCAAAGGGTATATTGTTCATAATGACGCACCCAATAAAGGAAAAGAACTATACGAAGGACATCGTGTGATAAAAGTTTGGGAATATGACCTCAATACAGATAAAGTAATTCCCGGCAGCGATAAAATTATTGTAGACGGAGGTGTAGATCTTTCTAAAAAACCTATCTGGATTGAAGCGCCGCATTTATACAAAAAAAACGGAAAATATTATTTAATGTGTGCTGAAGGAGGAACAGGAGACAATCACAGTGAAGTTATTTTTATAAGTGATAATCCGAAAGGGCCATTCAAACCGGCATCAAATAATCCAATACTCACACAGCGTTATTTTCAAAATGAGAGAATCAACAAGGTAGACTGGACGGGTCATGCAGATTTAATTCAGGGACCGAATAATAAATATTACGGCGTTTTCTTAGGCATTCGTCCTAATAATCAAAACAGGGTAAATACCGGAAGAGAAACTTTTATACTGCCTGTAGACTGGTCGGGTGATTTTCCTGTTTTTGAAAACGGATTGATTCCCTTGCAGCCAAAATTAAAAATGCCGGAGGGAGTTACCAATAAAACCGGAAAAGACGGTTTTTTTCCAAATGGTAATTTCACTTTTACCGAAAATTTCACTTCAAAAAAATTGGATTATCGATGGATTGGATTGCGCGGCCCTCGCGAAAATTTTATTTCACTAAATAAAAAAGGTTTAGAAATAACGCCATTTGAAGTAAATATTAAAGAGATAAAACCAACTTCTACACTTTTTTACAGACAACAGCACAACACGTTTTCATTTACAGCCACAGTTGATTACAAACCGCAGTCAGAAAAAGATTTAGCAGGTATTGTCTGCCTTCAGAATGAACGTTCTAATTATGTGTTTGGAATCACAAAAAAAGGAAACGATACTTTTATTGTATTAGAAAGAACAGAAAAAGGAAAGTCAAAAATCATAGCAAATTCAAAAATCAAAATAACAAACGCAATACATCTGCAGGTAAAAGCTAATGGAGACAGTTATGAATTTAGTTATGCTGAAAACAGCGTTGATTTTAAAAACTTAGGCGGAATAGTTTCGGGAGATATTCTTTCAACCAATATTGCCGGAGGTTTTACCGGTGCATTGATAGGTTTATATGCTACTGCTGCCAATGATGCACATCCAGAATAG